The DNA segment TAACGGAAGAAGAGTCAGAGCAAAAGATTAAAGAAGTTAAGTTTTATCATCAAGTTGATGATGAGCAAAGGGTGTTAAATTAAGCTTCTCTTCTGAGATATTTTACTTATCCGCATGTCGTTAGGATGGCATTAATGGCATGGCTTAACTCACTGCGAAAAAGAGATGATTGCCTGCTCTATCAAGAGCGGGCGATCTTTTATCATAATCCTATTCCGGGCTGGCTCAGGTTATTAGTAGGTTTGGTTGGGGGGTTAACTCCTCTGCTTCCGCTCGGGTATTTTCTATCTCATTGGCTGCAAATAGATTGGTCAAATCCTCCTGCTTTGTTGTTTCTCGGTATTCATACCTTGTTTTTGTGCCTGTTACCTTCCGCGATTATTATACTCTCCCTCTGGTTTGCAGGCTTAGCTATGTCGATAGAGTTGCGGATTAATGCAGTGACGAATGAAGTTGTGCTAACGCGTTCTAGCGGAATAAGCTGGCAAATAACTTGTTATCCCCTCGACCAGGTTGAAATCACAAAGGTTGGACTACCAGCGCAAAATCCTGACTACGAACATTTTTTAACATTACAAATGCCAGGTGGCTTGAAAGTCGATATCTGTAGTTTTATGTGGGACCATGAAGCGAAAGAATGCGCAGGCCGCATTAACCAGTTTATTTTAGAGGCGAGGACATCCACTCTCAAATAGATAGCTTTCAAATGGATTCTCATCGACATAAAACAATAAAGCACCTAATTCATATCTAACGGAGAAAGCATTATTCATCATGGCCTCTGGGGCAGATAGGCAATACCATTGGGGTTCATCTCGCAGAGGCTGCTGCCATTCAGTGGTTAATTTTTGTGATTGAGCGATTAATTGCTGTCTTTGCGTTGTATCAGGGAAAAGTTGCTCCAAGGTATAGGACTGTATTTGCTGTCCTTGAGGATTAAAAATGCCAATATCTGGGCCTGTTTCTTCTGCAACATATTTACCTACAGTAATCACAAATCCATTGTCGTTTACTGCAAATTTGGCCGGAGCAAAGCGATAAGGCAGTGGATAGCGCTCGGAAAGCACATATCCAGACTGTTCATTCCAGATAAAAATACTCATCTGTGCTGATTCAGGTTTGTCTAAAGGAAATGAGCCAGAGTGGAGTCGCGCAATTACTCCTCCATCAGGACTAACCATCACAATCGACTTAGGTACAGGCCATGAACTGGCTAGGCTTTGGCTGGAAAAAATCAGTAGCAGCAAGCTCAGTATTCTTAACATAATAACTCCATTTCGCGCCTGTTAGTTGGTTTGCACTAACTTACAGGATTCTCCTTTGTAAATTCAATGACCTCCGAGATAAGTCATTTAGTTGCACAAATCCCTTGATTAAGTACGTCATGAGTGAATTGCTTAAGTCTACTTTCTCAGTAAAGGTGTTATCCAAAAACTTCATTAGTTGACACAATCAACCAATATCGATATTGTTGATACTGTCAACTATATCGAGATGCCATTATGTCAGCCACTTCCCTCGGTGAAACCTTGCACAGATTAGTGCATGCCTACAAAAAACAGCTGCGTGCGGATATTGCCGCGCAGCAGATTGAATTACCTGTCACCCATATTCGGGCGCTCAAGGGGATTTGCCGCCATCCCGAGGCCACGGCGCAGTCTATTGCCCTGCGTATGCAACGGGATAAAGCCCAAATTACGCGGGTGCTCAATGAGCTACAGCAGGGTGGTTATATCCTAAAAGTCGATAATCCTAAGGATGGTCGAAGTCAGTTGTTGAGGCCGACGGCGCAGGGCGAGCAGCTGATGACGCAAATTATTGCCGCCGAAAAAGCCACCGTTGCCCATATGACCCAAGCACTCGATCAGGATGAAATTGCGGTGTTTATCCGTATTGCCAACCAGATCAGCGATAGCGTGGCGGAAAGTTAACAATTGAGTGCCATTTATCTTTTTGGAGTTTTAGTATGAACAGACCCGCTCCGCGCGAATTGACCGTGATAGGTAAAACCCAAGTCACGCCACATATGCTACGTATCACCTTAGGCGGCGCTGGCTTTGCAGGTTTTCCCGCCGATCAAGAAAGCGCCTATATCAAGTTACTGTTTCCGCAGCCGGGGGATGAGCGGCCATTAATGCGCACTTATACCATTCGTCAGCAGCGGACGAATGAAATCGATGTAGACATTGTTTTGCACGACACCGATGGCCCCGCATCCCGTTGGGCAAAGTCGACCGAGATTGGGGATACCATCCAAATCGGTGGCCCCGGACTGAAAAAACTGATCAATGTGGATGCCGAGTGGTTTTTACTGGCAGGGGATATGACGGCTTTGCCCGCCATCAGCGTGAACTTGGCGCAATTGCCAAGCAATGCCGTGGGTTACGCTGTGATTGAGGTGTTAAGTGAAGCCGATATTCAGCCCTTAGTGCATCCTAGCCATGTGCAATTGCATTGGGTAATTAATCCACAAGCCGACCCAGAAGGTAAGCCCTTAGCCGAATGCATTGCCCAGTTGCCAAAACTGGAAGGGCAAGGCGCAGTATGGCTCGCCTGTGAATTTAGCAGTATGCGCGCCCTAAGAAAGCTGCTTAAGCAGACATACGACTTACCGAAAAGCTATTTTTATACATCAAGTTACTGGAAGATCGGCTGTAATGAAGGCGAGCATAAACTGGTAAAACAACAAGATGAGCAGTTAGAAAACCAATAAACCCTGTTTAGGATTAGCCGACCAAAATTAAAATGCACAGTACATTTTTTGCAGGCTTGTTGTAGCCTGCATTAGCTATTTGCACCCGTAACATTCATCAATGGCAATTTGTTTGTGAGATTAGAAATTAAGTATTCCTCTAGGCTTGAGGCCATGAAATGCATATTCAAGGCGTCCAAATCTATGGAGGCTAAGTATTCAATGATAAAAACTTGGTCGTTTGCTCCTTTCATTGTAAAAAATTCAGCATCTGCATGAATTCTTAAATGGCTGTATAGACGCTTCCCAATAGTTGAGTTGAATGAGGCTTTACCAATGTACAACCCCAGTTTACTGGTATCCTGTTTTTTTCCAAAAGCAAAATAAACTCCTCGCCGTTGAGCGTTTGGAAAGGGAAAGGCATTCCAATTTCCGTGCACAACTTTAATTAACTCCGATTGCAATTCACCATTAACCTGAGACAAAAGGGGGATTGATTTATCGTTAGTTAGGAAAATGTTGAATTTTCTTATGACGTCATTAATTTCAGAAATTAATATGGTGTAAGGCATGCTGTTCACTTTATTTTTTTCGAAAGAGATTAAATTTAATATTACAAAGCTGTATAACCAATCAATTCTCAATATTCATGTTAGATGGCTAAGCAAATCAATAGGTTATAAGTTGTCTCTAATAACCTATTGTTTATGTCGGTATAATACGACCTATTGATGCACTAACTTACCGTTTTTAACTACATCTTTGCAGGGATTCACGCCGTAGCTATAGGCGAGTTGCGCCGGGGTGGCGATATCCCATAGACAGAAATCCGCCTGTTTGCCGACCACTAAGCTGCCGACACTCTCTTCAATCCCTAGCGCCTTAGCGGCATTCAATGTTAAACCTGCAAGCGCTTCCTCTGGGGTTAGGCGGAACAGGGTGCAACCCATGTTCAGCATCAGCAGGGTCGAGCAGATGGGTGATGAGCCGGGGTTAAAGTCGCTGGCGAGCACCATAGGCACAGCGTATTGACGCAATAAGTCGATAGGCGGTTTTTGGGTTTCCCGCAAAAAGTAAAACGCGCCCGGTAACAGCACGGCGCAGGTGCCACTTTCACTTAGGGCTTTAACGCCAGCCTCATCCAAATATTCAATATGATCAACCGACTTAGCCCCTAAACGTGCGGCTAATTCAGAGCCGCCCATATTGGATAATTGCTCTGCGTGCAGTTTAACTTGCAGGCCAGCCGCCTTGGCGGCGCTCAGCACGCGCTCGGTTTGCTCTAGGTTAAAGGCGATGTTTTCACAGAACACATCCACTGCATCTGCAAGATTTTCGGCGATCACCGCAGGCAGCATCTTATTGATTATTAAGTCGACATAGCCGTCGCTATTGTCTTTAAACTCGGGCGGCACCGCATGGGCACCGAGGAAAGTGGTCTTCACATCCACATGGTGATGTTGGCCGAGTTCGCGGGCCACGCGCAGGATTTTGAGTTCGGTTTCGGTATCTAAGCCATAGCCTGATTTAATCTCAACCGTGGTAACGCCTTCCTTCGCCAAGGCATTTAAACGCTGGCGACCGAGGTCGAATAGTTCGGCTTCGTCGGCCTCACGGCAGGCGTTAACTGTGGAAATAATGCCGCCGCCAGCACGGGCGATTTCCTCGTAGGTGGCGCCCTTTAGGCGTAGCTCGAATTCGTTGGCACGATTACCTGCAAACACTAAATGGGTGTGGGCATCAATCAGCCCTGGAGTGATCCAACCGCCCTTGCCCCTGTAAACAGGAATGGACAACACATCGAAGGCAGGCAGCTCGCTGCGTGGGCCTAACCAGGCAATTTTACCGTCTTTAACTGCGATAGCCGCATTGGTAATTGCGCCGTAAGGTGCTGATATGGAAGGGTCCATTGTTGCTACGTTAACGTCTATCCAAACCTGATCCCAAGACATTGTAATCCCTCGCTGCGTTGGCTTTTTTGCCCCGCAAACTCTTTATTATCGAAAGTTATGTGAGCTAGCTTGTATTTACTTGTATATACAAGCTAGGATTGTAGCCGCAATTTTGAACGTTTGAAAGTGGCTCAGTGTTTTGGTGTGTGAGTACCTACCACCCCAAACCTAGGTAGATTTTATCTTGAGGAAGTGTTTTGGCGACGCCTAAGTTTGCAGAAATTAAGCAATATATCATTGGCTGTATCGAGTCTGGTGAGTGGGAAGAAAATGCCCGTGTCCCCTCGGAAAATCAGCTGGCCGAACTGTTTGTCTGTAGCCGGATGACGGCGCGTCGCGCCCTGACTGAGCTGACAGACAACGGCGTGCTTGAGCGTTCACAGGGGCTGGGCACCTTTGTGGCGGGGCGAAAGTCGCAATCCTCCATGTTGGCGATCCGCAACATTGCCGATGAAATCAAAGACCGTGGTCATGGTTACAGTGTGCAGCAATTGGCACTGAGACAAGTGAATGCCACCGCGCCTATCGCTATCGCACTGGCGCTGGAGCTCGGGAGTCCGGTGTTTCATTCGGTGTTAGTGCATTGCGAGCAAGGCGTGCCGCTGCAAGTCGAGGAGCGTTATGTGAATCCCGCCTTTGCGCCTGATTACTTAGAGCAGGACTTTAGCGAGCAGACACCCCATGAATACCTGTCGCAGGTGGCGCCGCTGACCGAGGCGCACCATACCATCGAAGCCATTATTGCCAGTGTCGAATTGCAACAGAGGTTAGCCATTCCGGCGACCGAACCCTGTTTACAGATTTCACGCCGCACTTGGTCACGCCAAGGGGTGGTGAGTTTTGCCAAATTAGTACACCCGGGTAGCCGCTTTAAGCTCGGCGGACACCTGACATTCAATAAATAACGTCATTCAAACAGAGATGAAGGCTTATTGCATTCATCCGATGTTTAGCGACAAAAACACAATAAAAACAATAGCACTTAGCCGAATGGCGAGTGAGTTCAACAGGTTGAAAGAGGACATCTCAATGGACAAGCGACACGACCCAAGCCGCCGCATTATTGCGCCCCATGGTAGCCAATTAAGCTGCAAAAGCTGGTTAACCGAAGCGCCAATGCGCATGTTAATGAACAACTTACATCCCGATGTGGCCGAACGCCCAGAGGATTTAGTGGTTTACGGCGGTATCGGCCGCGCGGCGCGCGACTGGGACTGCTACGACAAGATTATCGAAGTGCTCAAACGCCTCGAAGATGACGAAACCTTAATGGTGCAATCGGGCAAACCTGTGGGCGTATTCCGCACCCACGCTGATGCTCCGCGCGTGCTGATTGCTAACTCTAACCTAGTGCCACATTGGGCAAACTGGGAGCACTTCAACGAGTTAGATAAGCAAGGTCTGGCCATGTATGGCCAGATGACCGCGGGTTCGTGGATTTATATCGGGACTCAGGGGATTGTCCAAGGTACCTACGAAACCTTCGTGGCCGTGGCAAAACAACACTTTGGCGGCGTGGCTGCCGGTAAGTGGATCCTCACCGGTGGTTTAGGTGGTATGGGCGGCGCGCAAACGCTGGCCGGTACTATGGCTGGCTTCTCTGTGCTTGCCTGTGAAGTGGATGAAACTCGTATCGATTTTCGTCTGCGTACCCGTTATGTGGATAAAAAGGCGACTTCACTAGATGAAGCCTTGGCTATGATCAACGATGCCAATGCCTCGGGTAAACCCGTATCTGTAGGCCTGCTGGCTAACGCTGCCGATATCTTTGCCGAATTAGTGAAGCGTGGCATTACTCCTGATGTTGTCACCGACCAAACCTCTGCCCACGATCCGCTGAACGGCTATTTGCCACAGGGCTGGACCATGGCGCAAGCGGCTGACATGCGTAAAACCGATGAAGCCGCCGTCGTAAAAGCGGCTAAAGCCTCGATGGCGGTACAAGTGCAAGCCATGCTGGATCTGCAAGCGGCAGGCGCGGCGACCTTAGACTATGGTAACAACATTCGCCAAATGGCCTTCGAAACTGGCGTTAAAAACGCGTTTGATTTCCCCGGTTTTGTGCCTGCTTATATTCGTCCACTCTTCTGCGAAGGCATCGGCCCGTTCCGTTGGGTAGCCCTGTCTGGCGATCCTGAGGATATCTACAAGACCGACGCCAAAGTGAAGGAACTGATCCCCGACAATCCACACCTCCACAACTGGTTAGATATGGCCCGTGAGCGTATCGCCTTCCAAGGTCTACCAGCGCGTATCTGCTGGGTGGGCTTAAAGGACCGTGCGCGTTTAGCCCAAGCCTTTAACGAGATGGTGAAAAACGGCGAGCTGTCGGCGCCGATCGTCATTGGTCGTGACCACTTAGACTCAGGCTCAGTCGCCAGCCCTAACCGTGAAACTGAATCTATGATGGACGGTTCAGATGCAGTCTCTGACTGGCCATTACTGAACGCACTTTTGAACACTGCCAGCGGCGCGACTTGGGTGTCGCTGCACCACGGCGGTGGTGTCGGCATGGGCTTTAGCCAACACTCAGGTGTGGTGATCGTGTGTGACGGTACTGAGGCCGCCGCTAAACGTGTTGGCCGCGTGCTGTGGAACGACCCAGCGACAGGCGTGATGCGCCATGCGGATGCGGGTTACGAGATCGCGAAAAACTGTGCCAAGGAGCAGGGCTTAGATCTGCCCATGCTTAAAGACTAACTATTCAACAAACCGTGAAAAACAACGACAAGAATACGGATGTAAAAATGAAATCAGTCAATCATTTAGTATTAACGCCTGGCAGTTTAAGTCTGGCGCAACTGCGTGAAATCAGCCGCCATAAGCTGACACTCGAACTGGCACCAGAGGCGATTACCGAGATCAACACCAGCGCGCAAATCGTGCAAAAGGTGCTGGATGAAGGTCGCACCGTTTACGGAATCAACACGGGTTTTGGTCTGCTGGCCAACACTAAGATTGCCCCGGAAGATCTGCAATTACTGCAACGCTCTATCGTGTTATCCCACGCAGCGGGCACGGGCCAATACATGCAGGACGCCACAGTGCGCCTGATGATGGTGTTAAAGATCAACTCTTTAAGTCGTGGCTTCTCGGGTATCCGTTTAGAAGTCATCAACTTCCTTATCAGCCTAGTGAACGCCGAGGTTTACCCCTGCGTGCCTGAAAAAGGTTCTGTGGGCGCCTCCGGTGACTTAGCGCCGTTAGCCCATATGTGTTTGCCGCTGTTGGGTGAAGGCGAGATGAGCTATCAAGGTCAGATTATTTCGGCCGCCGAAGGCTTAGAAATCGCGGGTCTCAAGCCCATCGATTTAGCCGCGAAGGAAGGCTTAGCTCTACTTAACGGTACTCAGGCTTCTACCGCACTGGCGCTTGAAGGCCTGTTCCACGCTGAAGACTTGTTTGCTGCCAGCTCAGTGATTGGCGCCATGAGCGTCGAAGCGGCCATGGGTAGCCGCAGTCCGTTTGACCCACGCATTCATGCGGCCCGTGGTCAGAAAGGACAAATCGATGCAGCCATGGTGTTCCGTCATCTGCTGGGCGAAGAGTCTGAGATCAGCTTAAGCCACCTCAACTGCGAGAAGGTGCAAGACCCTTACTCACTGCGCTGCCAACCACAGGTGTTAGGCGCTTGCTTAACCCAAATCCGTCAAGCGGCCGAGGTGTTAGGCACTGAAGCCAACGGCGTAACCGATAACCCATTAGTGTTCCAAGATACTGGCGACATTATCTCTGGCGGTAACTTCCACGCCGAGCCTGTTGCTATGGCCGCCGATAATTTGGCGATTGCGATTGCCGAATTAGGCGCGATTGCTGAGCGTCGTATCGCGCTGCTCATCGATTCTAGCCTGTCTAAACTGCCTCCTTTCCTGGTGAAAAACGGTGGGGTGAACTCGGGCTTTATGATCGCCCAAGTGACGGCGGCGGCATTGGCCTCTGAAAACAAAACCTACGCCCATCCAGCATCGGTAGACAGTTTACCGACCTCGGCTAACCAAGAAGACCATGTGTCTATGGCGACCTTTGCGGCGCGCCGTTTACGGGATATGAGCGAGAATACCCGTGGTGTGTTAGCGGTTGAGTTATTGGCGGCTGC comes from the Shewanella mangrovisoli genome and includes:
- the hutU gene encoding urocanate hydratase — protein: MDKRHDPSRRIIAPHGSQLSCKSWLTEAPMRMLMNNLHPDVAERPEDLVVYGGIGRAARDWDCYDKIIEVLKRLEDDETLMVQSGKPVGVFRTHADAPRVLIANSNLVPHWANWEHFNELDKQGLAMYGQMTAGSWIYIGTQGIVQGTYETFVAVAKQHFGGVAAGKWILTGGLGGMGGAQTLAGTMAGFSVLACEVDETRIDFRLRTRYVDKKATSLDEALAMINDANASGKPVSVGLLANAADIFAELVKRGITPDVVTDQTSAHDPLNGYLPQGWTMAQAADMRKTDEAAVVKAAKASMAVQVQAMLDLQAAGAATLDYGNNIRQMAFETGVKNAFDFPGFVPAYIRPLFCEGIGPFRWVALSGDPEDIYKTDAKVKELIPDNPHLHNWLDMARERIAFQGLPARICWVGLKDRARLAQAFNEMVKNGELSAPIVIGRDHLDSGSVASPNRETESMMDGSDAVSDWPLLNALLNTASGATWVSLHHGGGVGMGFSQHSGVVIVCDGTEAAAKRVGRVLWNDPATGVMRHADAGYEIAKNCAKEQGLDLPMLKD
- the hutI gene encoding imidazolonepropionase translates to MSWDQVWIDVNVATMDPSISAPYGAITNAAIAVKDGKIAWLGPRSELPAFDVLSIPVYRGKGGWITPGLIDAHTHLVFAGNRANEFELRLKGATYEEIARAGGGIISTVNACREADEAELFDLGRQRLNALAKEGVTTVEIKSGYGLDTETELKILRVARELGQHHHVDVKTTFLGAHAVPPEFKDNSDGYVDLIINKMLPAVIAENLADAVDVFCENIAFNLEQTERVLSAAKAAGLQVKLHAEQLSNMGGSELAARLGAKSVDHIEYLDEAGVKALSESGTCAVLLPGAFYFLRETQKPPIDLLRQYAVPMVLASDFNPGSSPICSTLLMLNMGCTLFRLTPEEALAGLTLNAAKALGIEESVGSLVVGKQADFCLWDIATPAQLAYSYGVNPCKDVVKNGKLVHQ
- a CDS encoding MarR family winged helix-turn-helix transcriptional regulator, with product MSATSLGETLHRLVHAYKKQLRADIAAQQIELPVTHIRALKGICRHPEATAQSIALRMQRDKAQITRVLNELQQGGYILKVDNPKDGRSQLLRPTAQGEQLMTQIIAAEKATVAHMTQALDQDEIAVFIRIANQISDSVAES
- a CDS encoding siderophore-interacting protein, giving the protein MNRPAPRELTVIGKTQVTPHMLRITLGGAGFAGFPADQESAYIKLLFPQPGDERPLMRTYTIRQQRTNEIDVDIVLHDTDGPASRWAKSTEIGDTIQIGGPGLKKLINVDAEWFLLAGDMTALPAISVNLAQLPSNAVGYAVIEVLSEADIQPLVHPSHVQLHWVINPQADPEGKPLAECIAQLPKLEGQGAVWLACEFSSMRALRKLLKQTYDLPKSYFYTSSYWKIGCNEGEHKLVKQQDEQLENQ
- the hutH gene encoding histidine ammonia-lyase; amino-acid sequence: MKSVNHLVLTPGSLSLAQLREISRHKLTLELAPEAITEINTSAQIVQKVLDEGRTVYGINTGFGLLANTKIAPEDLQLLQRSIVLSHAAGTGQYMQDATVRLMMVLKINSLSRGFSGIRLEVINFLISLVNAEVYPCVPEKGSVGASGDLAPLAHMCLPLLGEGEMSYQGQIISAAEGLEIAGLKPIDLAAKEGLALLNGTQASTALALEGLFHAEDLFAASSVIGAMSVEAAMGSRSPFDPRIHAARGQKGQIDAAMVFRHLLGEESEISLSHLNCEKVQDPYSLRCQPQVLGACLTQIRQAAEVLGTEANGVTDNPLVFQDTGDIISGGNFHAEPVAMAADNLAIAIAELGAIAERRIALLIDSSLSKLPPFLVKNGGVNSGFMIAQVTAAALASENKTYAHPASVDSLPTSANQEDHVSMATFAARRLRDMSENTRGVLAVELLAAAQGLDFRAPLMPSKAVAQAKAELREVVAYYDKDRYFAPDIDAATDLLYTASFNAYLPQGVLPSL
- the hutC gene encoding histidine utilization repressor, whose protein sequence is MATPKFAEIKQYIIGCIESGEWEENARVPSENQLAELFVCSRMTARRALTELTDNGVLERSQGLGTFVAGRKSQSSMLAIRNIADEIKDRGHGYSVQQLALRQVNATAPIAIALALELGSPVFHSVLVHCEQGVPLQVEERYVNPAFAPDYLEQDFSEQTPHEYLSQVAPLTEAHHTIEAIIASVELQQRLAIPATEPCLQISRRTWSRQGVVSFAKLVHPGSRFKLGGHLTFNK